One Ranitomeya variabilis isolate aRanVar5 chromosome 5, aRanVar5.hap1, whole genome shotgun sequence DNA window includes the following coding sequences:
- the LOC143773279 gene encoding P2Y purinoceptor 4-like, with translation MPSSSFTPFLNSSAPTSSSSPGSSCQLDESYKHIFLPTCYLITFLLSLALNSIVLTRCLRRPWNPSLVYMFNLALSDLMYSLSLPFLIASYISQDRWLFGDPMCRLVRFLFYFNLYCSIFFLTCISFHRYLGICHPMRSMRLETMRWVRATILLVWAMVFAMTSPILLFARTGPLEGPEDGVTCWDDAIDADLHRYMPYGLFLHAAGFFLPFSLTAWCYSRVVRTLCRTLRGGVVPGPVPGVTQRRKSIRTIVTITLLFALCFLPFHVTRTIFLTMRAGGAALGGCRALGVVAVCYKVTRPLASANSFLNALLYFLTKEPCGRGLRNKKERDQMGKGDKKRPTKNGQPWSNFYPQLPR, from the coding sequence ATGCCCTCCTCTTCCTTCACCCCTTTTCTGAACTCCTCAGCTCCAACTTCATCCTCATCACCAGGTTCATCATGCCAACTGGATGAGTCCTACAAGCACATCTTCCTgcccacctgctacctcatcacctTCCTGCTCAGCTTGGCTTTGAACTCCATTGTGCTCACACGCTGCCTACGACGACCTTGGAACCCATCTTTGGTTTATATGTTCAACCTGGCACTCAGTGACCTCATGTACAGCTTGTCCTTGCCCTTCCTTATTGCCAGTTACATCTCTCAAGACCGATGGTTGTTTGGAGACCCCATGTGTCGTCTGGTTCGGTTCCTCTTCTACTTCAACCTTTATTGCAGCATCTTCTTCTTGACGTGTATCTCGTTCCACCGATACCTTGGCATCTGCCATCCCATGCGTTCCATGAGGCTGGAGACTATGCGTTGGGTGAGGGCAACCATCCTACTGGTATGGGCCATGGTGTTTGCAATGACCTCCCCTATACTTCTATTTGCCCGTACCGGCCCTCTCGAAGGTCCAGAAGATGGAGTGACTTGTTGGGATGATGCCATAGATGCGGATCTTCATCGTTACATGCCATACGGACTTTTTCTACATGCAGCAGGTTTTTTCTTGCCCTTTTCACTGACTGCCTGGTGCTACTCAAGAGTGGTGCGTACTCTGTGCCGAACTCTCCGTGGAGGTGTTGTCCCGGGGCCAGTGCCAGGTGTGACCCAGAGACGCAAGTCTATCCGGACCATTGTCACCATCACGTTGCTGTTTGCTCTTTGCTTCCTGCCTTTCCATGTCACCCGTACTATTTTTTTGACGATGCGGGCTGGTGGCGCAGCTTTAGGCGGATGTCGTGCCTTGGGAGTGGTGGCAGTCTGCTATAAAGTAACCCGGCCTCTGGCCAGTGCCAATTCTTTTCTCAACGCCCTGTTGTATTTTTTGACCAAGGAACCTTGTGGTCGGGGCCTGAGGAACAAGAAAGAGAGAGATCAAATGGGTAAGGGTGACAAAAAGAGGCCTACCAAGAACGGACAACCCTGGAGTAACTTTTACCCACAATTGCCAAGATAA